In one window of Xiphophorus hellerii strain 12219 chromosome 23, Xiphophorus_hellerii-4.1, whole genome shotgun sequence DNA:
- the LOC116714315 gene encoding ADP/ATP translocase 2-like: MKMANEVSSFAKDFLAGGLAAAITETAVAPIERVKLLLQIQHASKQITADKQYKGIVDCIVRIPKEQGFLSYWRGNLANVIRYFPTQALNFAFKDKYKKIFLDGVDKRTQFWRYFAGNLASGGAAGATSLCFVYPLDFARTRLAADVGKAGQEREFKGLGDCLMKIFKSDGLKGLYQGFNVSVQGIIIYRAAYFGVYDTAKGMLPDPENTHVVVSFMIAQTTAIAAFVSYPFDTVRRRMMMQSGRKGADIMYTGTLDCWRKIARDEGSKAFFKGAWSNMIRGFCSAIVLVLYDEIKKVI; the protein is encoded by the exons ATGAAGATGGCGAATGAAGTTTCCTCCTTTGCCAAGGACTTCCTGGCCGGCGGCCTCGCCGCTGCCATCACCGAGACAGCCGTAGCCCCCATTGAGAGAGTGAAACTTCTCCTCCAG ATACAACATGCCAGCAAACAGATCACAGCCGACAAGCAGTACAAAGGCATCGTGGACTGCATTGTACGCATCCCCAAAGAGCAGGGCTTCCTTTCCTACTGGAGAGGCAACTTGGCCAATGTCATCAGATACTTTCCCACGCAAGCCCTCAACTTTGCTTTCAAGGACAAGTACAAGAAGATTTTCCTGGACGGCGTAGACAAGCGCACGCAGTTCTGGAGATACTTTGCAGGTAACCTGGCGTCCGGCGGCGCAGCAGGGGCTACGTCGCTCTGTTTTGTCTACCCACTCGACTTTGCCAGGACACGTCTTGCCGCCGACGTGGGCAAAGCAGGGCAGGAACGTGAGTTCAAGGGCCTGGGTGACTGCTTGATGAAGATCTTCAAGTCTGATGGCCTCAAAGGTCTGTACCAGGGCTTCAACGTCTCAGTGCAGGGCATTATCATCTACAGAGCAGCTTACTTTGGCGTCTACGACACAGCAAAGG GCATGCTCCCAGATCCTGAGAACACACACGTTGTTGTGAGCTTCATGATCGCTCAGACCACAGCCATCGCTGCTTTTGTGTCCTACCCCTTCGATACCGTCCGTCGTCGTATGATGATGCAGTCTGGACGCAAAGGAG CTGATATTATGTACACCGGCACCCTGGACTGCTGGAGGAAGATCGCACGTGATGAAGGCAGCAAGGCCTTCTTCAAAGGAGCCTGGTCCAATATGATCAGAGGCTTTTGCAGTGCCATCGTGCTCGTCTTGTATGATGAGATTAAGAAAGTCATCTGA